A single window of Aphidius gifuensis isolate YNYX2018 linkage group LG1, ASM1490517v1, whole genome shotgun sequence DNA harbors:
- the LOC122852379 gene encoding growth/differentiation factor 8-like translates to MITRAFILMMVVFGSINLPMSIFAKTSSIRQTTSNYTMANNAGCYACRMHEEIKALSLKAIKEQILNKLGLKRAPNMTGRALPRIPPLSKLMDMYGMQSDQPKLLEPNHSFDDTKELITKTENIFIFPQPHPKLRHSKGNLDVLLFKFSDRIIQHRVIRAELSIWILGTKVPNVFADSINSSTIQTENEENIYGENVFSLNKKHIEGFENYNANDNTDDTIIDDDDDNDDDEDDEDDGIIDLDDKQSDSDDGYAVIHRDRYSDFYDYAEDNNGDSVNVDDDDDDDDDEEEDEDDDYENHDENNDEYSDKQNDSNGNTNSDKNNDRQANVFRNKHQKNEIYIQGQPRKDYFMNKKKIIEKERVTITLQRVLRNSGRKSVSLLGSPLTSRHLRTVSSQGTWVTIELRRMVTEWFKHPRDNFGVALKISTELSGMEKLQIIETNPNAEHAPYLEVQIQKQDIKRNSRIKRNVGLNCDDTSQETRCCRYKLTVDFEKFGWDWIIAPKKYDANYCSGDCPMAFLTAYPNTHIISLAEPPNNTGPCCAPRKLSEITMLYFDNEYQIVFSRLPGMVVERCGCS, encoded by the exons ATGATTACGAGGGCATTTATTCTTATGATGGTTGTCTTCGGATCCATCAATTTGCCCATGTCAATATTTGCTAAAACATCAAGTATTCGTCAAACAACAAGTAATTATACAATGGCAAATAATGCTGGATGTTATGCATGTCGTATGCACGAAGAAATTAAAGCACTTAGCCTTAAGGCAATTAAAGAACAAATACTCAACAAGCTTGGACTTAAACGAGCGCCAAATATGACAGGACGTGCTTTACCAAGAATACCACCGTTATCAAAACTCATGGACATGTATGGTATGCAATCTGATCAACCAAAATTACTTGAACCAAATCATAGTTTTGATGATACCAAGGAATTAATAACTAAaactgaaaatatatttatttttcctcaaCCAC atCCAAAATTAAGGCATTCAAAAGGAAACCTAGATGttcttctttttaaattttctgatCGAATAATACAACATCGTGTGATAAGAGCCGAATTATCTATATGGATTCTAGGCACAAAAGTACCTAACGTTTTTGCAGATAGCATTAATAGTTCAACAATACAAACTgagaatgaagaaaatatttatggtgaaaatgttttttctttgaataaaaaacatattgaaggttttgaaaattataatgcaAATGATAATACTGATGATactattattgatgatgatgacgataatgatgatgatgaggatgatgaagatgatggtATTATTGATTTAGATGATAAACAAAGTGACAGTGATGATGGTTATGCAGTGATTCATAGGGATCGTTATAgtgatttttatgattatgcTGAGGATAATAATGGTGATAGTGTTAACGtcgacgatgatgatgatgatgacgatgatgaagaagaagatgaggATGACGACTATGAAAAccatgatgaaaataatgatgaatacagtgataaacaaaatgacaGCAATGGAAATACCaatagtgataaaaataatgatcgTCAAGCTAATGTTTTTCGtaataaacatcaaaaaaatgaaatatacatTCAAGGACAACCACGAAaagattattttatgaataaaaaaaaaataattgaaaaagaacGAGTTACTATAACATTACAAAGAGTATTACGTAATTCAGGAAGAAAAAGTGTTTCTTTATTAGGCTCACCATTAACATCAAGACATTTGCGAACAGTTAGTAGTCAAGGAACATGGGTAACAATTGAATTACGAAGAATGGTTACAGAATGGTTTAAACATCCACGTGATAATTTTGGTGTTGCACTTAAAATATCAACTGAATTATCAGGAAtggaaaaattacaaattattgaaACAAATCCAAATGCTGAACATGCACCATATCTTGAAGttcaaatacaaaaacaagATATTAAACGTAATTcaagaattaaaagaaatgttGGTTTAAATTGTGATGATACTAGTCAAGAAACACGTTGTTGTCGTTACAAGTTAACTGTTGACTTTGAAAAATTTGGATGGGACTGGATTATTGCTcctaaaaa atACGATGCCAACTATTGCTCTGGTGATTGTCCGATGGCTTTCTTGACAGCTTATCCAAACACCCATATTATCAGCCTTGCTGAGCCACCAAACAATACTGGTCCTTGCTGTGCTCCTCGTAAACTTTCTGAAATAACGATGCTCTATTTTGACAACGAATATCAAATAGTATTTTCACGTTTACCTGGAATGGTTGTTGAACGATGTGGATGTTCATAg